In Candidatus Binatia bacterium, one genomic interval encodes:
- a CDS encoding ABC transporter permease, which translates to MKFSLKNVAEPVLFFLALLALWEILVKVVHVPAFILPPPRDLYAAFTAKFFILASHSLITFLEAVGGFALSLVLGVGFAVGVVYSRHLQNTVYPLIVILYAMPKSAFAPLMVIWIGYGLLSKMAIAFLVAFFPIVINTVMGLKEVEPELLELARVNRGSAWDVFKKIRLPNSLPYMFAGVKVALVLSVTGAIVAEFVAANEGLGYLVLQANYSLDTAFALVILLILALLSLALITALEVLQRKIVPWSAEVRQIEGSF; encoded by the coding sequence TTGAAATTTTCTCTCAAGAACGTCGCCGAGCCGGTGTTGTTTTTTCTCGCGCTGCTGGCGCTTTGGGAAATCTTGGTGAAGGTCGTCCATGTCCCGGCCTTCATCCTGCCGCCGCCGAGAGATCTCTACGCCGCCTTCACCGCTAAATTCTTCATCCTCGCCAGCCACTCGCTGATCACGTTTCTCGAGGCGGTGGGCGGTTTCGCGCTCTCCTTGGTCCTCGGCGTCGGCTTCGCCGTCGGCGTGGTTTATTCGCGCCACCTCCAGAATACCGTCTATCCTCTCATCGTCATTCTTTACGCGATGCCGAAGAGCGCCTTTGCGCCTTTGATGGTTATCTGGATCGGCTACGGGCTACTGTCCAAGATGGCGATTGCGTTTCTCGTCGCCTTTTTCCCAATCGTCATCAACACTGTGATGGGACTCAAGGAAGTCGAGCCGGAATTGTTGGAGCTGGCGCGCGTCAACCGCGGCTCGGCCTGGGACGTGTTCAAAAAAATTCGCCTGCCGAATTCTTTGCCGTACATGTTCGCCGGCGTCAAGGTCGCGCTGGTTCTTTCGGTGACCGGGGCGATCGTCGCCGAGTTCGTCGCCGCCAACGAAGGCCTCGGATATTTGGTCCTGCAGGCCAACTACAGCCTGGATACCGCTTTCGCTCTGGTGATTCTGTTGATCCTCGCGCTGCTCTCTCTCGCTCTCATCACGGCGCTCGAAGTGCTGCAGCGGAAAATTGTTCCGTGGAGCGCCGAGGTGCGGCAGATCGAGGGCTCTTTTTAG
- a CDS encoding ABC transporter substrate-binding protein, producing the protein MTLTKNRISIFAALLLAFIFIAVSGRSAAGAEKPAIVRLDFILGGKHAPWFVAAEKGFYSKRGLAVTIQPGTGSADTVRAIAAGLADVGFADLTTAIVARSRGSQIQSVAQLGYVATTVMWREETPIKSLKDLEGKSLAISPGQAQWFLMPAFSRMNNIDFKSIKIQETAPALQPAALAARKVDFILMFRASNDEVAELAAAKQGIKLKRVYMKDNGLNIYGSSLIVKEEDVKRRPEVIRAYVEGTMEGLKYSRERPDEALAILLKQKPELDRELTRIQLKNAVEEVFIPPESLQSGYGYMKPDIMEKTVATTNEFFDVGRKVSVEEVYTNQFIKK; encoded by the coding sequence ATGACGCTGACGAAGAACCGCATCTCGATATTCGCCGCGCTGCTCTTGGCGTTCATATTCATTGCGGTCTCCGGTCGCTCGGCGGCCGGCGCCGAAAAGCCGGCCATCGTTCGTCTCGACTTCATTCTCGGCGGCAAGCACGCGCCGTGGTTCGTCGCCGCGGAGAAGGGATTTTACTCCAAGCGCGGACTCGCGGTGACCATCCAGCCGGGCACCGGCTCGGCGGACACCGTCCGCGCCATCGCCGCCGGACTCGCCGACGTCGGCTTCGCCGATCTGACGACGGCGATCGTCGCGCGCTCGCGCGGGAGCCAGATCCAATCCGTCGCGCAGTTGGGCTACGTCGCGACCACGGTCATGTGGCGCGAGGAGACGCCGATCAAGAGTCTCAAAGATCTCGAAGGAAAATCGTTGGCGATCAGTCCGGGCCAGGCGCAGTGGTTCCTCATGCCCGCTTTCAGCCGCATGAACAATATCGATTTCAAGTCGATCAAGATTCAGGAGACCGCGCCGGCGCTGCAGCCGGCGGCGCTGGCGGCCAGAAAAGTGGATTTCATCCTGATGTTCCGCGCCTCCAACGACGAGGTCGCGGAGCTTGCCGCGGCCAAGCAGGGCATCAAGCTCAAGCGCGTCTATATGAAAGACAACGGCCTCAATATTTACGGCAGCTCGCTGATCGTCAAGGAAGAGGACGTCAAGCGCCGTCCCGAGGTGATCCGCGCCTACGTCGAAGGAACCATGGAAGGATTGAAATATTCGCGCGAACGTCCCGACGAAGCGCTCGCGATTTTGCTCAAGCAGAAACCCGAGCTCGACCGCGAGCTGACGCGAATACAACTGAAGAACGCCGTCGAGGAGGTCTTCATACCGCCGGAGTCACTCCAATCCGGTTACGGATACATGAAGCCGGACATCATGGAAAAGACGGTCGCGACTACCAACGAGTTTTTCGACGTCGGGAGAAAAGTGTCCGTCGAGGAGGTCTATACTAACCAGTTCATCAAAAAGTGA